The genomic DNA ttttaaaaaatcaaatttccacCACACACCATGTCCCCATGTGACTACAGGCAGCCACCAACACACCAAGCACAGACACAGACACTCACCTCACACAGGTATTAACCCCCAACCCTATCCCAGGCCCCATATACTCACACCTAGTGAGGTCACTGAAGGATTTTTATTTGTACTGATTTGCTATAAAGTGTTGCTGAGGTAGAGCCAACTGTCCAGGATTGGACAGGGGCAAGGAACACAGGGACCCAGGGAAAGGACAGTCAGGGGCCTAGGTTGTGGTGCAGGGCCTCTCAGTCATCTCTATAAACATTGAATAAATTGGGCAATAAACAGAGGGTAGGCAAGAgccagaggggcaggcagagaaggCTTCAAGGAGTGAGAGGCTACAGACCCCTGAAGTATGAAGGGGTATAGAGTTGGGCATGGACCCAGAGCCTCCTTACCCAGTCCTCCTGGATTAACTTAGGGCATATGGAGCAGAGAAGGTTTCAGACGGAAGGcatcaagaaaagagaagacaccCCGCTTTCGAGGGGCTGCCCCTGCACCCCCAACCCCTCCtttgagcagggggagtggcaggggacCTCCTGGGGAGTCCACAGAGCTGGTCCGCTTGAGCCGCAGGCGGGCACGGGCCTGGGCACCCCAGGCCTTGCCTCGAGCTGCAGAGGCCACAAGACACTTCTGGTACTGAACCTAGGGAAAAGGGGAATATGAGGATCCAGCTCCTTTCTGCCCCTGGGCTCCCTGAAAACATCTGCAAAACAGGGAACTGGCCATGGCTTCAGTCTGGTATGAGGCTGGTAGTTGGCCCCATCTGGAGCCCCTACGACACTCCCTGGGAGCtcaataacaaaaacagaaaaggacaTTTAGGAGGGCTTGGCATGTGCTAAATGCTTCACATAATCTCACTTAATCCAAAGTTATTTATCAGGtattatcaccattttgcaaatgaggaaattttGGCTCAGAAAGAATACacgacttgcccaaagtcacctaGGCAAAAAATGGTACAACTGGAATTCAAACTTATAATATACCTTAAGTGATCTTCTTAATccataaatttaaattcactgCTCAAGACCTTTCAATGTCTCAAAGCGACTTGAGACAAAATAAACTCACCCCACAATCTCTAAGTTCTTCCATGACCTGGCGTCTGCCATTTTTTCTGCTCTCACTTCATCTGCCCCTTTGCGCTCCAGATACACTAGATTCATTTAGATACACTTACCCACTAACACTGCACTCATCTTCACACCTGAAGTTCCTTGTATTTGGCATACCTTTGGTCCCATCCCCTTCACCTAACTTCTTCATTGGACCTTCAACTCTCACCTTTCTATCACCTCTTTCAGGTAGCTTTCTGCAAGGGGCCATCTCCTCCATCATCATGTGGCATACAACTCCCTTCTGGTCTGTGTCTGATCTAACCTGTGTGTTTTGTGAGGGCAAAAGCTGTGCCTTCTGTATCAGTGAATTCCCAGGATCAGGTATGGTGGCTGGTACCCTGTAGACACTTGTATTTGTTGAGGAAAGAGTGAGCTGAACTTAAGAGTAAGCATCCCACATTCCAATGTGCACAGAGGCCAGGAAATAACCTAAATGAGACATACAGGAGAAATAGTGCCCACCCAACCTCGAACAGCCCCTATACAATTCCAGCTGAATGTTGAAATTTATATGTGTGGGACCAGGATCAGAGTCTGCTACTTTAAGAGAAACAAGAATAGCAATTAATACATGAACTGCCCTGCTTCTCTACATTAGCAACTAACTTAAACTTATTAAAAACAGCAGGAGGGACAAATAAAAGAGTAGTTTACTGTAGTCGGCCTAGATTACTGGCTTGTGATTTCTGGAGAGGGTACCAATCCTGAGCCCCAGTTACCAGTACAGAACAGCTGAAGGGCAACCCCACCCACCCATTCCCACCTGTAACTCACCATGCAAGCAGCCTGCACAGCTTCAGAGAGTCCCCCTGCATGGGGCTGGCACCAGAAGGCTGCACACTGGAAGCTCTGACGGCCCAGGTCAGCAATGAGGCCAAAGGTGTGAGGGTCACGGCCAACACCAATAAAGGTCACAAGGCGCACAGGGCACTGCCACAGTGGTTCCTCCTCTGCACCAGCTTCTGCCTGCCCACACCAGGCCTAGTCACTAGAGGACTGGGCACTGGTTGGACCCACTGAGCTCTTCCAATAGCAAGCAATGAGCCCCTCAGCATCCCTCCCATTCCTCCACAGCCCCCAACTTCACCTTCTTCTGGTACCTGAATGGGATGTGCAGTCATGAGAGAGTCAGACACACTGAGCATGGCAGGGACCCAAGCATCCTGGTCCCCCCGAGTGGTGAGGGTACCAATGGCCTCATTCAGCACGTCcatgcctggggtggggggggacatgCCCACCATGGTGTCTTCCAGGcggaaagaaagaagggatctGCAAGGAGTGTCTAGGCCCCTCTGACTGACTTGGGATTCAGAGAGGTGGCAATAGAGGGGCTGGAGCTAGGCTTAGAATCCTGAGTTGGGAAGGATGGCACATTCTAGGCCAGACAAGGCCATGAGAGCACTCTGAGAAATGGTGGTAGATCCTACCTTAACCACCTTCTCTGACCTCATCTAGCCCGCCCACTTCCTCAGCCAGCTCAGTCCTTACCCATGGCTTTGGTGACTGGCAAGGTCCCCATGTACAATGCTTCATACTTCTGAGCAGCCTGGCTCACTGCATCCAGCAGCTCCACTGAAATGTACACATAGGAGCTGGCTTCCATACTCTCTCAGTGACCCCTCTTACCCACCCTTCTGAGATTCAGAGCTAGTAGAAGGAAGGCCACTGATGCTCCTCCAATTCagagcttgggatccctggaacCAGCACACATTAGAAATCCTACGTATCCAGGGAAGGACTAAACAACCAGGACTAAACAACCCAAACTTTCACTAAAGTAGCCTCTTAACTGCAATGCAGCACCTCCCTCCCCATACCTTGCCGTGGTAGATCTTCTGGGGAGATGGGGTCTAGAGAGGAGCAAGGGGAATCACGGGAATCACCACTGACACCTACTCGCTCTGACAATATCTAAAACACAATGCAACCAACATGAGATACAAGGAGACAGAAGAATTGAGGTAAGGTAATACTTCCCTGACCCAACCACCTTAGAAGCTTCAGACCCATACCCACATTCCCTGCCCCACTCTTGGCCCTTACCTGGGCACAGAGCCCATGTAGGGCACTGGCAATGGCCTTGGCAGGGACATCACAGCGAAACACATGGCACTTGAGCATACAGCTGTCTTTGTCACCCGCCACAAAAGCGAAGTCCCTGGTAGGGTCAGagatggggctggggcagggacaggggcagaaaTTGGGGTAGGGTAGAGGCTGGGTAGGAGGAGGGGCCTGTAGTGCCTAGAAGAGACTGGAAAGTCAGGCAAAGGACATGGGGATGGAACAGGGAGGTAAGGGCTGGGGCTCAAGGCACCGGGCTGTCACTCACCTGTCTCTGTTCCGGAAGCATGTGGGAGCACAGGAGAGAATCAGCCCAGCCTCTCAGACTCAACCCCATCCGTCCCTGAGGAGCTGGGCCCACCCTCCCCAACCAGGGCTGGAccaggcaggggaggcagagcTTGGGTCCATGTCAGAGGATCTGTGTCCAGGGGTTCAAGTACAGAGGATCAGCATCAGTGGGGATCATAgcctgcaggagggagggaggagcaacTATCACTTGGGGGGATGCAGGGGTCCTCACCGGCCCTTGGAGCTGCCCACACCCCACACACGGATGTGCACCAGAGGCTGGCAGTGGATTAGACTATGGTCCAGAGGATTCACCAAGCTCATGGCATCCTTCTTTAGGATCATCAGCATGTTCTGGCCCTGCCAAGGAGAGGTCAGTCTGAAGCTCAGATCAATGTGGTTACCATGGAGAACAGGCAATTCAGGGACAGCTGTCTCTGCTGGGCCCTAGGCTGAATCCCTTGAAGGGACAGCCAGCTCACCTCACCCCAGGCAC from Canis lupus dingo isolate Sandy chromosome 2, ASM325472v2, whole genome shotgun sequence includes the following:
- the APBB3 gene encoding amyloid-beta A4 precursor protein-binding family B member 3 isoform X4, which encodes MRSADDLWGDQSLEGEPGLPPGWRKIRDAAGTYYWHVPSGSTQWQRPTWETGDAEDPGTKTEGIWGLRPPKGRSFSSLESSLDRRTSLSWYGEESYIQSMEPGAKCFAVRSLGWVEVPEEDLVPGKSSIAVNNCIQQLAQTRSRSHSQPPDGAWGEGQNMLMILKKDAMSLVNPLDHSLIHCQPLVHIRVWGVGSSKGRPISDPTRDFAFVAGDKDSCMLKCHVFRCDVPAKAIASALHGLCAQILSERVGVSGDSRDSPCSSLDPISPEDLPRQVELLDAVSQAAQKYEALYMGTLPVTKAMDTMVGMSPPTPGMDVLNEAIGTLTTRGDQDAWVPAMLSVSDSLMTAHPIQAEAGAEEEPLWQCPVRLVTFIGVGRDPHTFGLIADLGRQSFQCAAFWCQPHAGGLSEAVQAACMVQYQKCLVASAARGKAWGAQARARLRLKRTSSVDSPGGPLPLPLLKGGVGGAGAAPRKRGVFSFLDAFRLKPSLLHMP
- the APBB3 gene encoding amyloid-beta A4 precursor protein-binding family B member 3 isoform X7; protein product: MLGKDYMLAIILVNCDDDLWGDQSLEGEPGLPPGWRKIRDAAGTYYWHVPSGSTQWQRPTWETGDAEDPGTKTEGIWGLRPPKGRSFSSLESSLDRRTSLSWYGEESYIQSMEPGAKGQNMLMILKKDAMSLVNPLDHSLIHCQPLVHIRVWGVGSSKGRPISDPTRDFAFVAGDKDSCMLKCHVFRCDVPAKAIASALHGLCAQILSERVGVSGDSRDSPCSSLDPISPEDLPRQVELLDAVSQAAQKYEALYMGTLPVTKAMDTMVGMSPPTPGMDVLNEAIGTLTTRGDQDAWVPAMLSVSDSLMTAHPIQAEAGAEEEPLWQCPVRLVTFIGVGRDPHTFGLIADLGRQSFQCAAFWCQPHAGGLSEAVQAACMVQYQKCLVASAARGKAWGAQARARLRLKRTSSVDSPGGPLPLPLLKGGVGGAGAAPRKRGVFSFLDAFRLKPSLLHMP
- the APBB3 gene encoding amyloid-beta A4 precursor protein-binding family B member 3 isoform X2 → MLGKDYMLAIILVNCDDDLWGDQSLEGEPGLPPGWRKIRDAAGTYYWHVPSGSTQWQRPTWETGDAEDPGTKTEGIWGLRPPKGRSFSSLESSLDRRTSLSWYGEESYIQSMEPGAKCFAVRSLGWVEVPEEDLVPGKSSIAVNNCIQQLAQTRSRSHSQPPDGAWGEGQNMLMILKKDAMSLVNPLDHSLIHCQPLVHIRVWGVGSSKGRDFAFVAGDKDSCMLKCHVFRCDVPAKAIASALHGLCAQILSERVGVSGDSRDSPCSSLDPISPEDLPRQVELLDAVSQAAQKYEALYMGTLPVTKAMDTMVGMSPPTPGMDVLNEAIGTLTTRGDQDAWVPAMLSVSDSLMTAHPIQAEAGAEEEPLWQCPVRLVTFIGVGRDPHTFGLIADLGRQSFQCAAFWCQPHAGGLSEAVQAACMVQYQKCLVASAARGKAWGAQARARLRLKRTSSVDSPGGPLPLPLLKGGVGGAGAAPRKRGVFSFLDAFRLKPSLLHMP
- the APBB3 gene encoding amyloid-beta A4 precursor protein-binding family B member 3 isoform X1, with the translated sequence MLGKDYMLAIILVNCDDDLWGDQSLEGEPGLPPGWRKIRDAAGTYYWHVPSGSTQWQRPTWETGDAEDPGTKTEGIWGLRPPKGRSFSSLESSLDRRTSLSWYGEESYIQSMEPGAKCFAVRSLGWVEVPEEDLVPGKSSIAVNNCIQQLAQTRSRSHSQPPDGAWGEGQNMLMILKKDAMSLVNPLDHSLIHCQPLVHIRVWGVGSSKGRPISDPTRDFAFVAGDKDSCMLKCHVFRCDVPAKAIASALHGLCAQILSERVGVSGDSRDSPCSSLDPISPEDLPRQVELLDAVSQAAQKYEALYMGTLPVTKAMDTMVGMSPPTPGMDVLNEAIGTLTTRGDQDAWVPAMLSVSDSLMTAHPIQAEAGAEEEPLWQCPVRLVTFIGVGRDPHTFGLIADLGRQSFQCAAFWCQPHAGGLSEAVQAACMVQYQKCLVASAARGKAWGAQARARLRLKRTSSVDSPGGPLPLPLLKGGVGGAGAAPRKRGVFSFLDAFRLKPSLLHMP
- the APBB3 gene encoding amyloid-beta A4 precursor protein-binding family B member 3 isoform X5, which produces MLGKDYMLAIILVNCDDDLWGDQSLEGEPGLPPGWRKIRDAAGTYYWHVPSGSTQWQRPTWETGDAEDPGTKTEGIWGLRPPKGRSFSSLESSLDRRTSLSWYGEESYIQSMEPGAKCFAVRSLGWVEVPEEDLVPGKSSIAVNNCIQQLAQTRSRSHSQPPDGAWGEGQNMLMILKKDAMSLVNPLDHSLIHCQPLVHIRVWGVGSSKGRDFAFVAGDKDSCMLKCHVFRCDVPAKAIASALHGLCAQILSERVGVSGDSRDSPCSSLDPISPEDLPRQVELLDAVSQAAQKYEALYMGTLPVTKAMGMDVLNEAIGTLTTRGDQDAWVPAMLSVSDSLMTAHPIQAEAGAEEEPLWQCPVRLVTFIGVGRDPHTFGLIADLGRQSFQCAAFWCQPHAGGLSEAVQAACMVQYQKCLVASAARGKAWGAQARARLRLKRTSSVDSPGGPLPLPLLKGGVGGAGAAPRKRGVFSFLDAFRLKPSLLHMP
- the APBB3 gene encoding amyloid-beta A4 precursor protein-binding family B member 3 isoform X3, which produces MLGKDYMLAIILVNCDDDLWGDQSLEGEPGLPPGWRKIRDAAGTYYWHVPSGSTQWQRPTWETGDAEDPGTKTEGIWGLRPPKGRSFSSLESSLDRRTSLSWYGEESYIQSMEPGAKCFAVRSLGWVEVPEEDLVPGKSSIAVNNCIQQLAQTRSRSHSQPPDGAWGEGQNMLMILKKDAMSLVNPLDHSLIHCQPLVHIRVWGVGSSKGRPISDPTRDFAFVAGDKDSCMLKCHVFRCDVPAKAIASALHGLCAQILSERVGVSGDSRDSPCSSLDPISPEDLPRQVELLDAVSQAAQKYEALYMGTLPVTKAMGMDVLNEAIGTLTTRGDQDAWVPAMLSVSDSLMTAHPIQAEAGAEEEPLWQCPVRLVTFIGVGRDPHTFGLIADLGRQSFQCAAFWCQPHAGGLSEAVQAACMVQYQKCLVASAARGKAWGAQARARLRLKRTSSVDSPGGPLPLPLLKGGVGGAGAAPRKRGVFSFLDAFRLKPSLLHMP
- the APBB3 gene encoding amyloid-beta A4 precursor protein-binding family B member 3 isoform X6; protein product: MLGKDYMLAIILVNCDDDLWGDQSLEGEPGLPPGWRKIRDAAGTYYWHVPSGSTQWQRPTWETGDAEDPGTKTEGIWGLRPPKGRSFSSLESSLDRRTSLSWYGEESYIQSMEPGAKCFAVRSLGWVEVPEEDLVPGKSSIAVNNCIQQLAQTRSRSHSQPPDGAWGEGQNMLMILKKDAMSLVNPLDHSLIHCQPLVHIRVWGVGSSKGRPISDPTRDFAFVAGDKDSCMLKCHVFRCDVPAKAIASALHGLCAQILSERVGVSGDSRDSPCSSLDPISPEDLPRQVELLDAVSQAAQKYEALYMGTLPVTKAMDTMVGMSPPTPGMDVLNEAIGTLTTRGDQDAWVPAMLSVSDSLMTAHPIQAEAGAEEEPLWQCPVRLVTFIGVGRDPHTFGLIADLGRQSFQCAAFWCQPHAGGLSEAVQAACMVISWPLCTLECGMLTLKFSSLFPQQIQVSTGYQPPYLILGIH